One window of the Amycolatopsis mediterranei genome contains the following:
- a CDS encoding MFS transporter, with product MDLRRVLIGLMSAMFTVLISANIVANALPAISTSLRGTPTEYTWVVVAALLTNAVSTPIWGKLSDLYSKKLLVQVTILLFVIGTVAGALAPAMGVLIAGRAVQGLAIGGVFALVQSILASIIPARQRGRYAGYVGGVMALATSIGPLAGGFIVDSPLGWRWCFWACLPLAALALVLLRSAPPLRTEQRHVTIDWVGIGLLTSGMSVLLIWVSFAGKAGFYGWVSPVTALLVGIGLLCLTAFVVVENRAEQPIIPLAILRQRTTVLAVLGSVAVGFSLFGAIPLLSQYLQVARNIPATAAGLLLLPLVVGSFVSSLVSGRLISRDGRWKRYLVAGAIALTAGLAAAGFVDHTSSLWFFGAMAAMVGIGTGMLTQNIPLVVANTVDVRDVGAATSTVQFFRALAGAVTLAVFGSILNSLTAQRIHDGAAVSVAYGDSVGPIFLIAAALGVLALSFLRHQELRQTIHADGTRPAEALARR from the coding sequence ATGGATCTCAGACGCGTCCTGATCGGCTTGATGTCAGCGATGTTCACCGTGCTGATCAGTGCGAACATCGTCGCCAACGCGCTGCCGGCGATCTCGACGAGCTTGCGGGGAACACCGACCGAGTACACCTGGGTGGTGGTCGCGGCCCTGCTCACCAACGCGGTCTCCACACCCATCTGGGGCAAACTGTCCGACCTCTACAGCAAGAAGCTCCTCGTCCAGGTCACCATCCTGCTGTTCGTCATCGGGACCGTCGCCGGGGCGCTGGCCCCCGCGATGGGCGTGCTGATCGCGGGCCGCGCGGTGCAGGGCCTGGCGATCGGCGGGGTGTTCGCGCTGGTCCAGAGCATCCTCGCGTCGATCATTCCCGCCCGCCAGCGCGGGCGCTACGCCGGCTACGTGGGCGGGGTCATGGCGCTGGCCACGTCGATCGGGCCCCTCGCCGGCGGATTCATCGTGGACAGCCCGCTCGGCTGGCGCTGGTGTTTCTGGGCGTGCCTGCCGCTGGCGGCGCTGGCCCTCGTGCTGCTGCGCTCCGCGCCGCCGCTGCGGACGGAGCAGCGCCACGTGACCATCGACTGGGTGGGCATCGGGCTGCTCACGTCCGGGATGAGCGTGCTGCTGATCTGGGTGTCCTTCGCGGGCAAGGCCGGGTTCTACGGGTGGGTCTCGCCGGTCACCGCGCTGCTGGTGGGTATCGGGCTGCTGTGCCTGACCGCGTTCGTGGTGGTGGAGAACCGTGCGGAACAGCCGATCATCCCGTTGGCGATCCTGCGGCAACGGACGACCGTGCTGGCCGTGCTCGGGTCCGTGGCGGTCGGCTTCTCGCTGTTCGGCGCGATCCCGCTGCTGTCCCAGTACCTCCAGGTCGCCAGGAACATCCCGGCGACGGCCGCCGGACTGCTCCTGCTGCCCCTGGTCGTCGGATCGTTCGTCTCGTCGTTGGTCTCCGGACGGCTGATCAGCCGGGACGGCCGGTGGAAGCGCTATCTCGTCGCCGGCGCCATAGCGCTCACAGCGGGTCTCGCGGCGGCCGGGTTCGTCGACCACACCAGCAGCCTGTGGTTCTTCGGGGCGATGGCCGCGATGGTCGGCATCGGCACCGGCATGCTCACCCAGAACATCCCCCTCGTCGTCGCGAACACCGTGGACGTGCGGGACGTCGGCGCCGCCACCTCGACCGTCCAGTTCTTCCGCGCACTGGCCGGGGCCGTGACACTCGCGGTGTTCGGCTCGATCCTGAATTCACTGACCGCACAGCGGATCCACGACGGCGCCGCGGTGAGCGTGGCCTACGGCGACAGCGTCGGGCCGATCTTCCTCATCGCCGCCGCACTCGGGGTGCTTGCCCTCTCGTTCCTCAGACACCAGGAGCTCCGGCAGACCATCCACGCGGACGGCACGCGACCGGCCGAGGCGTTGGCACGACGGTAA